The following are from one region of the Prunus dulcis unplaced genomic scaffold, ALMONDv2, whole genome shotgun sequence genome:
- the LOC117612564 gene encoding protein SHORT-ROOT-like, which translates to MDISLFCTNNKEANFLQQYSNQIKINGLAAIDMQSTNQPQNSHTSTSRSSGSSEPCPAGTKWASRLLMECARAVSEKDSSKINHLLWMLNELASPYGDCEQKLASYFLQALFCKATDSGLRCYKTLTSVAEKSHSFDSARKLILKFQEVSPWTTFGHVASNGAILEALDGETKLHIIDISNTLCTQWPTLLEALATRNDETPHLKLTVVVTANIVKSVMKEIGQRMEKFARLMGVPFEINVISGLNNLGELTKEDLGVQEDEAIAVNCIGALRRIEVEERGAVIRMFQSLRPRVVTVVEEEADLFSSSVNHDFVKCFEECLRFYTLYFDMLEESFVPTSNERLMLERECSRSIVRVLGCDHHDHDDKNGGGECERRERGSQWSERLKEAFSPFGFSDDVVDDVKALLKRYRAGWALVLPPQGEDIDQTGVYLTWKEEPAIWASIWKPSN; encoded by the coding sequence ATGGACATCTCTCTTTTCTGTACCAATAATAAAGAAGCAAACTTTCTGCAGCAGTACTCCAACCAGATCAAGATCAATGGTCTGGCAGCCATAGACATGCAAAGCACCAACCAGCCCCAGAATAGTCACACATCAACAAGCCGTTCATCGGGGTCCAGCGAGCCTTGTCCGGCCGGCACGAAATGGGCATCTAGGCTTCTTATGGAGTGTGCAAGGGCAGTCTCAGAGAAAGACTCTTCTAAAATCAATCACCTTCTATGGATGTTGAATGAGCTGGCTTCTCCTTATGGGGATTGTGAGCAGAAGCTAGCCTCTTATTTTCTGCAAGCTCTCTTTTGCAAGGCCACAGACTCCGGTCTCCGATGCTACAAAACCCTAACCTCTGTAGCTGAAAAGAGCCACTCCTTTGATTCAGCCAGGAAGTTAATACTAAAGTTCCAAGAGGTAAGCCCATGGACGACTTTTGGTCATGTGGCTTCAAACGGTGCCATATTAGAAGCCTTGGATGGAGAGACCAAACTTCACATAATTGATATAAGCAATACCCTTTGCACCCAATGGCCTACTTTGCTAGAAGCTTTGGCCACAAGAAACGATGAGACGCCGCATTTAAAGCTCACGGTCGTGGTAACAGCGAACATAGTCAAGTCGGTGATGAAGGAAATAGGCCAAAGAATGGAGAAGTTTGCTAGGTTAATGGGAGTTCCCTTTGAGATTAATGTGATCAGTGGGCTAAATAATTTGGGAGAGCTCACAAAAGAGGATCTAGGTGTTCAAGAGGATGAGGCTATTGCTGTGAACTGCATTGGGGCCTTAAGAagaattgaagttgaagaaagAGGGGCTGTGATCCGAATGTTCCAATCGCTAAGGCCTCGAGTTGTGACGgttgttgaagaagaagcagatcTTTTCAGCTCATCAGTAAACCATGACTTTGTCAAGTGCTTTGAAGAGTGCCTTAGGTTTTACACATTATACTTTGACATGCTAGAGGAAAGCTTTGTCCCAACCAGCAATGAAAGGTTGATGCTAGAGAGGGAGTGCTCAAGAAGCATagttagggttttgggttgcGATCACCATGATCATGATGACAAAAATGGTGGTGGGGAATGTGAGAGAAGGGAGAGAGGAAGCCAATGGTCTGAGAGGCTGAAGGAGGCATTTTCGCCATTTGGGTTTAGCGACGACGTTGTGGATGATGTCAAAGCGTTGCTAAAGAGGTACCGAGCCGGTTGGGCGCTGGTGCTTCCACCACAAGGAGAAGATATTGATCAAACAGGAGTCTATTTAACATGGAAAGAGGAACCTGCAATATGGGCTTCCATATGGAAACCTTCTAATTAG